The Nitrospira tepida genome includes a window with the following:
- a CDS encoding formylglycine-generating enzyme family protein, whose protein sequence is MTPFEKVENPSGRSLTQSLPSQDLGREETPINEEMVYIPPGPFIRGYDQGGFDEAPQREIFLDGFSIDRYEVTNHQYEAFVAASGHRKAGPPSRYAKNMARMRSANQPVVYVSHDDAQAYCAWKNKRLPSEAEWEKAMRGPDGRLWPWGNEERPGSANWARVQDGAEVTAPAGSFQDDRSPYGVMDGAGNVMEWVADWYLETAYRDSPEKNPPSPEYGMFRVLRGGSYTTTGGDVRLTSRNKMVPDFRDETIGFRCAVSGKWGGDQNRKEAEKS, encoded by the coding sequence CAGGATCTTGGTCGGGAAGAGACACCCATTAACGAAGAGATGGTATACATTCCCCCCGGGCCGTTCATTCGCGGCTATGACCAGGGCGGTTTTGACGAAGCGCCGCAGAGGGAGATCTTTTTAGACGGCTTTTCGATCGATCGTTATGAAGTCACGAACCATCAATATGAGGCCTTCGTCGCGGCCAGCGGTCATCGAAAGGCGGGACCGCCTTCCCGATATGCGAAAAACATGGCACGGATGCGCTCCGCAAACCAGCCGGTGGTTTACGTGTCTCATGACGACGCGCAAGCCTATTGTGCCTGGAAAAACAAGCGACTCCCGAGCGAGGCAGAATGGGAAAAGGCCATGCGTGGTCCGGATGGGCGGCTGTGGCCCTGGGGCAACGAGGAACGGCCTGGAAGCGCCAATTGGGCCCGCGTACAGGATGGGGCCGAAGTGACCGCCCCGGCCGGGTCATTTCAAGACGACCGCAGCCCTTATGGGGTGATGGATGGCGCGGGCAACGTCATGGAATGGGTTGCCGACTGGTATTTGGAAACCGCGTACAGGGACTCGCCGGAGAAGAATCCGCCCAGCCCGGAGTACGGCATGTTTCGTGTTCTCAGGGGGGGAAGCTATACGACGACAGGGGGAGACGTAAGGCTGACAAGCCGAAACAAAATGGTTCCTGATTTTCGGGACGAAACCATCGGATTTCGCTGCGCCGTGAGCGGAAAATGGGGTGGAGATCAGAACAGGAAAGAGGCCGAAAAATCATAG